A stretch of Alkalicella caledoniensis DNA encodes these proteins:
- a CDS encoding ATP-binding protein, translating to MKKLKRMLLVNWHNYAKEVIEFDTINFLTGKTAAGKSTIIDALQLVLLGDTTGSFFNKAANQKSARTLKGYLFGETGDDGETGFNYLRNERFTSYVALEFEDTTQRRMFTTGIVCDCYKDQTFDYKWFILNNRGLPENLFVDEKSRVPYDIRNLRALLAEWLKGKKGYDFELLDTNKRYQEVTLGKFGQVKNKYRVLLKKAVPFSPIADIEQFITESICDIKDRIDVDQMQSDIRQYKQLEQDALGIQERITKLQEICSINKNYENEKEKFKQQDYIFIRAGKAEAERQENEINNLILEKRESIMLNEEAMKNLKSELSIIIKKLEQLEIEYRTSDIAKRERELKEGIAKIRKEINELEKSIQAMLERINGYGKKWLVLSDNLKSCGFSTEIVEEGQLLFAEMKDLDVKEAKSYPFVDVAIKFDNLKSEVNGYQAELKKRGEQLKHDIEELEGKISNINKGIKPYPYEVTSLKRIIEEQLFKLHKKAVPVYILADLLEIPEPRWRNAIEGYLDKQKFYLLVNEEYYRDSLRIYSQEKEEKKIHDVGLIDIGKLKKYTRPLRSGSLAEEVESDNKCGKLYANYLLGGVMKCDHVDDLRNHKIAITDDGMLYKGFVSRRINPARYSNPFIGRKSLELLIIKLEKDLEQQKKLYEEVINYHRIVKDASSAMTLSRYEGEENEKLIKEAGIIPQLKERLLKIQQEYDGLDILFLERMEKKIVMYKEEIKEKDGQKHELDKDNTRLDTEIENMEKEKLPEIKRKVLQIQGEIDEEFELDWIEKVGEPRFLRESAANRTMASLKSGFYSAKQQTAKKRDSLRSQRTEKRSRYNGEYKMPFDIEAESNRDFDKELQDLDDIRLPEYIEKIKDSKVKAYNQFRDDFIAKLKSNIETVTEQLNELNASLKQSVFGTDTYRFEKKPRPEYRAYYDMIMDPLLMDTSGWNISSKSFNEKYKKEIDELFRLLILNDNNVSAERRSEYERNIKKFTDYKTYLIFDLVVTNEQGDEQRLSKTLLKKSGGETQIPFYIALLASFSQVCRIRSKKHNNTIRLIILDEAFSKMDGERIQESIRLLKRFELQAIFSAPPDKIPDIAPLVSRNIAVYKGRKHSFTKNFDPKEIDEVLMEE from the coding sequence ATGAAAAAATTAAAGAGAATGCTCTTAGTAAATTGGCATAACTATGCAAAAGAAGTGATAGAGTTTGACACAATTAACTTTCTTACAGGAAAGACAGCGGCAGGAAAATCAACTATAATCGATGCTTTACAATTAGTACTATTAGGGGATACAACGGGTTCTTTTTTCAATAAAGCTGCTAATCAGAAATCAGCTCGAACATTAAAGGGCTATTTATTTGGTGAAACAGGCGATGATGGTGAAACAGGGTTCAATTATTTGAGAAATGAAAGATTTACTAGTTATGTGGCATTAGAGTTTGAGGATACCACTCAAAGGCGGATGTTTACAACTGGAATTGTCTGTGATTGCTATAAAGATCAAACATTTGATTATAAATGGTTTATACTAAATAACCGAGGACTACCCGAAAATCTATTTGTTGATGAAAAAAGTAGGGTTCCCTATGACATTAGGAATTTAAGGGCACTCTTAGCTGAATGGTTGAAAGGTAAAAAGGGGTATGATTTTGAGTTATTGGATACAAATAAGCGCTATCAGGAAGTAACCCTTGGAAAATTTGGTCAGGTTAAGAATAAATACAGGGTCTTGCTTAAAAAGGCTGTCCCATTTTCACCAATTGCAGATATTGAACAGTTTATTACAGAGTCTATTTGTGATATAAAGGATAGAATTGATGTCGATCAGATGCAAAGTGATATAAGACAATATAAGCAATTAGAGCAGGATGCTCTAGGCATCCAAGAGAGAATAACTAAACTCCAAGAAATTTGTAGTATTAATAAGAATTATGAAAATGAAAAAGAGAAATTTAAGCAGCAGGATTATATATTTATAAGGGCAGGCAAAGCAGAGGCAGAGCGGCAGGAAAATGAGATTAATAACCTCATTCTAGAAAAAAGAGAGTCGATAATGCTGAATGAGGAAGCAATGAAAAATCTGAAAAGTGAATTATCAATTATAATAAAGAAACTTGAACAACTAGAAATTGAATACCGTACTTCTGATATTGCAAAGAGGGAAAGAGAGTTAAAAGAAGGAATAGCTAAAATTAGGAAAGAAATAAATGAGTTAGAAAAGAGTATACAAGCAATGTTGGAACGGATAAATGGTTATGGAAAAAAATGGTTAGTACTATCAGACAATCTCAAGTCGTGTGGCTTTTCGACAGAAATAGTTGAAGAAGGACAATTACTATTTGCCGAAATGAAAGATTTAGATGTGAAAGAAGCTAAGAGTTATCCGTTTGTAGATGTAGCCATTAAGTTTGACAACTTAAAATCAGAAGTAAATGGCTATCAAGCAGAGCTAAAAAAGCGGGGAGAGCAATTAAAACACGATATTGAAGAGTTAGAAGGAAAAATATCTAATATTAATAAGGGGATAAAGCCTTATCCTTATGAGGTGACTTCCTTAAAGCGGATTATCGAAGAACAGCTGTTTAAGCTTCATAAAAAGGCTGTTCCAGTATATATTCTTGCGGATTTATTAGAAATACCAGAGCCCAGATGGAGAAATGCTATTGAAGGGTATCTTGATAAGCAGAAGTTCTACCTCCTTGTAAATGAAGAATACTATCGAGATTCCCTTCGTATTTACAGTCAGGAAAAAGAAGAAAAGAAGATTCACGATGTAGGGCTGATAGATATAGGAAAATTAAAAAAATACACAAGACCGCTAAGGTCAGGCTCCCTTGCAGAAGAAGTTGAATCAGATAATAAGTGCGGGAAGCTATATGCTAACTATCTCCTAGGTGGAGTAATGAAGTGTGATCATGTAGATGATTTACGCAACCATAAAATTGCTATAACAGATGACGGGATGTTATACAAAGGATTTGTTTCACGTAGGATTAACCCAGCTAGATATTCCAACCCATTTATTGGTCGGAAATCACTGGAGCTTCTCATTATTAAGTTGGAAAAGGATTTAGAACAACAGAAGAAGCTTTATGAAGAGGTAATAAATTATCACAGAATTGTAAAGGATGCAAGCTCTGCTATGACTCTTAGTAGGTATGAAGGGGAAGAAAATGAAAAGTTAATTAAAGAAGCAGGAATAATTCCACAACTGAAGGAGCGATTGCTTAAGATTCAGCAGGAATACGATGGGCTTGATATTTTGTTTCTGGAGCGTATGGAGAAAAAGATAGTTATGTATAAAGAAGAAATTAAAGAAAAAGATGGCCAGAAGCATGAATTGGATAAGGACAATACTCGCTTGGATACAGAAATAGAGAACATGGAAAAAGAAAAGTTGCCAGAAATTAAGAGGAAAGTCCTACAAATTCAAGGTGAAATCGATGAAGAATTTGAACTTGATTGGATAGAGAAAGTAGGAGAGCCTCGCTTCTTGCGCGAAAGTGCAGCAAATAGAACCATGGCGTCCTTGAAAAGTGGCTTTTATTCAGCTAAGCAACAGACTGCAAAAAAGCGGGATTCCCTGCGAAGCCAAAGGACAGAAAAAAGATCTAGATATAATGGTGAGTATAAAATGCCCTTTGACATTGAAGCAGAAAGTAACCGTGATTTTGATAAGGAGTTACAAGACTTAGATGATATCAGGTTACCTGAGTATATCGAGAAGATTAAAGATTCTAAGGTTAAGGCATATAACCAATTCCGTGATGATTTTATCGCGAAGCTGAAATCTAACATTGAGACTGTGACAGAACAACTTAATGAGTTAAACGCTTCTCTAAAACAAAGTGTTTTTGGAACAGATACTTATCGCTTTGAAAAGAAGCCAAGGCCTGAATACCGCGCCTATTACGATATGATTATGGATCCATTGCTAATGGATACCAGTGGTTGGAATATTTCATCCAAAAGCTTCAATGAAAAATATAAAAAGGAAATTGATGAACTTTTTCGGTTACTGATTTTAAATGATAATAATGTAAGCGCAGAACGTAGGTCGGAGTATGAACGGAATATAAAGAAATTTACAGATTACAAGACCTATCTAATATTTGACTTGGTAGTGACCAATGAACAGGGGGATGAACAGAGACTTTCTAAGACCCTTCTTAAAAAATCTGGAGGAGAGACACAAATTCCTTTTTATATTGCACTACTAGCTTCATTTTCACAAGTGTGTAGAATCAGAAGTAAAAAGCATAATAATACCATTCGTTTAATTATTTTAGATGAGGCTTTTAGTAAAATGGATGGAGAGCGGATACAGGAAAGTATACGGCTATTGAAACGCTTTGAGCTACAGGCTATTTTTTCTGCACCACCAGATAAAATTCCTGACATTGCGCCCTTAGTAAGCCGTAACATTGCTGTATATAAGGGAAGAAAACATTCATTTACTAAAAATTTTGATCCAAAGGAAATAGATGAAGTTCTAATGGAGGAGTAA
- a CDS encoding Wadjet anti-phage system protein JetD domain-containing protein produces the protein MNYQALILEKLIGKYENSKSSKGTTSTRKIAFRMQNEKKLNRNMEIAEEKEQFLAILERLKQRGLIDYSWVRYETGNLVDRIWLILEEGKIRECYQILKRVPKGDKVDTLKQYIVDSLTKIKQAEEEIRPFLEKQLEYIQQKQSIPRFFTDDRELSNSILNCLCYLAQNEQEIQERVLSSYLYNDSKYFERHVKGKVLSILRAIKKEKGEEVAEEELLPEKGVVKWPEILEFTGKVIVYVSQGTPVDFSSQQYGAYINSLTVVEVQQIDVSKVKRVLFIENKANYVWYIQQRKEEELVIYHGGCYSPVKGKWFRKLYESFEQEKEEVEFYHWGDIDLGGLKIFIRLKAEIIPHLKPYKMDIETLENNQEKGTSMKESYRKLLEEMRKDIKYKDFDNLIKRMLELDIRLEQEQLLYEVRSKM, from the coding sequence ATGAACTATCAAGCATTGATTTTAGAGAAGCTTATTGGAAAATACGAAAACAGCAAATCCTCCAAAGGGACCACATCTACAAGAAAGATTGCTTTTCGTATGCAGAATGAAAAAAAACTAAACCGTAACATGGAAATCGCAGAAGAAAAGGAACAGTTTTTAGCTATATTAGAAAGACTTAAGCAAAGAGGCTTAATTGATTACTCTTGGGTCCGTTATGAAACAGGAAATTTGGTAGATCGGATATGGCTGATTCTAGAAGAAGGTAAAATAAGAGAATGCTACCAGATACTTAAAAGAGTCCCAAAAGGAGATAAAGTTGATACCTTGAAGCAGTATATAGTAGACTCTCTCACCAAAATAAAGCAGGCTGAGGAAGAAATTCGTCCTTTTCTAGAAAAACAGTTAGAATACATACAACAAAAGCAATCAATTCCTCGTTTTTTTACTGATGACAGGGAGTTAAGCAACAGTATTTTAAACTGTTTATGTTACCTTGCCCAAAATGAACAAGAAATTCAGGAGAGGGTACTCAGTAGTTATCTATATAATGATAGTAAATACTTTGAACGGCATGTGAAAGGAAAGGTCCTATCTATATTAAGGGCAATAAAGAAAGAAAAAGGGGAAGAGGTAGCGGAAGAAGAATTACTTCCTGAAAAAGGCGTTGTAAAATGGCCTGAGATTTTGGAGTTTACCGGTAAGGTGATAGTATATGTGAGTCAGGGGACTCCAGTTGATTTCTCATCACAGCAGTATGGTGCATATATTAACTCACTAACGGTAGTAGAAGTGCAGCAGATTGATGTAAGTAAAGTAAAGAGAGTATTATTTATTGAAAATAAAGCTAATTATGTATGGTATATACAGCAAAGAAAAGAAGAGGAGTTAGTCATTTACCACGGAGGATGCTACAGTCCTGTAAAGGGAAAATGGTTCAGGAAGCTTTATGAATCATTTGAACAAGAGAAAGAGGAAGTCGAGTTTTACCACTGGGGCGACATAGACTTGGGGGGCTTGAAGATATTCATAAGATTGAAGGCGGAAATTATTCCGCATCTTAAGCCTTACAAGATGGATATAGAAACACTAGAAAATAATCAAGAAAAAGGTACATCAATGAAAGAATCTTATAGAAAGCTACTGGAGGAAATGAGAAAAGACATTAAGTATAAGGACTTTGATAACTTGATTAAACGAATGCTGGAGCTTGATATTCGTTTGGAGCAAGAACAGTTATTATATGAAGTACGCTCAAAGATGTAA
- a CDS encoding DUF488 family protein: MKDIFTIGYSCLKVDDFIRILKEYKITSLIDVRSKPFSIHHEEFNYTNLSKLLKSHSIIYRNYKDEFGARQEDPIYHHKGYLDFNLFSKSNVFQEGVRKIEAGMRLNYSFAFMCAEKDPSTCHRNIMVAREFYNRGHNIKNVLSDGSYEIQEELEKRLVEDYFPNRGQLDLFEDKLSWIEMVQKSYDLRNKEIGYRMYEDERKVKIS, translated from the coding sequence ATGAAAGACATATTTACAATTGGTTACTCATGTTTGAAAGTAGATGACTTTATAAGAATACTAAAAGAATATAAGATAACGAGCTTAATCGATGTTAGAAGTAAGCCATTTTCTATTCATCACGAAGAATTTAACTATACCAATTTGTCTAAACTTTTGAAAAGCCATTCTATTATATACAGAAATTACAAGGATGAATTTGGAGCTAGGCAAGAAGACCCAATATATCACCATAAGGGGTACTTAGATTTTAACCTATTTTCAAAATCAAATGTCTTTCAAGAGGGAGTTCGTAAAATAGAAGCTGGAATGAGGCTAAATTATTCTTTTGCATTTATGTGCGCAGAAAAAGACCCAAGTACTTGCCATAGGAACATAATGGTAGCTAGAGAATTTTACAATAGAGGTCACAATATTAAAAATGTATTATCTGATGGTTCTTACGAAATTCAGGAAGAGCTTGAAAAGAGGCTAGTTGAAGACTACTTTCCAAACAGAGGTCAATTGGACTTATTCGAGGATAAACTATCTTGGATAGAAATGGTTCAAAAAAGCTATGACCTTAGAAATAAGGAGATAGGTTATAGAATGTATGAGGATGAGAGAAAGGTAAAAATATCATGA
- a CDS encoding gamma-glutamylcyclotransferase, whose amino-acid sequence MYSSKHLSPQIFELEGKLQMDKEEVNIFVYGTLMKNNRKGMTYLDDARYLGEATLKGYDLYDLGCFPGIVEGDDMVKGELYAISVDRLPEIDRYEGEGSLYRRKMVEVFSNENNAPVESYVYVYNKAVLGKLKIENSYHPWYQGIVEEIKGDNLVWYATYGSNVNKERFMKYINGCCDTTPPQKERPIIIDHPIYFANRSSTWEDRGVAFLDLQKEGKTYGKMYLITKEQLREIQRQEGPGWYDAVGDLGNKDGIPVKTLTHSSRFVEENIPCRAYFDIIKQGISTTYPTLKDDEIDAYLLGHCLDGDMVEVLRYLRKQQHGVKISKICTDLNKNEKMVIDSLSGLRDLGLVVQDGRNVREGVTANSPEAVYYTVKGIREAIDKVVVSFE is encoded by the coding sequence ATGTATTCTTCAAAGCATTTATCCCCACAGATATTTGAACTAGAGGGAAAACTTCAAATGGATAAAGAAGAGGTAAATATATTTGTCTACGGTACTCTGATGAAAAATAACCGCAAGGGAATGACCTATTTAGATGATGCTAGATACTTAGGTGAAGCTACATTAAAGGGTTATGACCTCTATGACTTAGGATGCTTTCCAGGGATTGTAGAAGGAGATGATATGGTAAAGGGAGAGCTATATGCTATTTCTGTGGATAGATTACCTGAGATTGACCGTTATGAGGGGGAAGGGTCTTTATATAGAAGAAAGATGGTAGAAGTTTTTAGCAACGAGAACAATGCTCCAGTGGAGAGTTATGTTTATGTGTATAATAAAGCTGTCTTGGGTAAGTTGAAGATAGAAAATAGCTATCATCCATGGTATCAGGGTATAGTAGAAGAGATTAAAGGTGATAATCTTGTTTGGTATGCCACCTATGGGTCAAATGTTAACAAGGAAAGGTTTATGAAATATATAAATGGTTGTTGCGATACTACACCTCCACAAAAGGAAAGACCTATAATCATAGATCATCCAATATACTTTGCCAATAGAAGTAGCACATGGGAAGATAGAGGAGTTGCATTTCTAGACTTACAAAAGGAAGGCAAAACCTATGGAAAGATGTACTTGATAACAAAGGAACAATTGAGAGAGATTCAAAGACAAGAGGGTCCAGGGTGGTATGATGCGGTAGGGGATTTGGGTAATAAGGATGGAATACCTGTGAAGACACTGACACATTCTTCAAGGTTTGTAGAGGAGAATATACCATGCAGGGCATACTTTGATATTATTAAACAGGGTATTAGTACTACTTACCCCACATTAAAAGATGATGAAATTGATGCTTACTTACTAGGTCACTGCCTGGATGGGGATATGGTTGAGGTACTGCGATACCTTAGGAAACAACAGCATGGAGTTAAAATCTCTAAGATATGTACCGACTTAAATAAAAATGAGAAGATGGTCATAGATTCACTTTCGGGGTTACGTGACCTAGGTTTAGTAGTACAAGATGGTAGGAACGTAAGGGAAGGAGTTACTGCAAACTCACCTGAGGCTGTATATTATACTGTAAAGGGAATTAGGGAAGCTATAGATAAGGTTGTGGTAAGTTTTGAGTAA
- a CDS encoding DUF4194 domain-containing protein, with protein MFDENFEKLGIAEQESFKRIINWILAHTFLLQVQYDFSNNLRYTNQDYVFVERNFELFQEYLNYSGFYLERDSNYGVICLTSSYDANRQRFDKLTTLMVYVLRLIYEEEREKLSLSKEIFTSTGELVHKMISLGVITKKPADIALREALRRLNRFRVIDKAEGFWENAGTKLLILPTILFIVTNERISNMYALLDKVEEVGDKEDYLEEQG; from the coding sequence GTGTTTGATGAGAATTTTGAAAAACTTGGTATAGCAGAGCAAGAAAGTTTTAAAAGAATTATAAACTGGATTTTAGCACATACCTTTTTATTACAGGTACAATATGATTTTTCCAATAACTTACGATATACTAACCAGGATTATGTATTCGTGGAAAGAAATTTCGAGTTATTTCAAGAATACCTGAACTACAGTGGATTTTATTTAGAAAGAGATAGTAATTACGGGGTAATCTGTTTGACTAGCTCTTATGACGCAAATAGGCAGAGATTTGATAAGCTAACGACTTTAATGGTTTATGTTCTAAGGCTAATTTATGAGGAAGAAAGGGAAAAACTATCTCTATCAAAGGAGATTTTCACATCCACTGGGGAATTAGTACATAAGATGATTTCACTGGGAGTTATCACTAAGAAGCCGGCGGATATTGCCCTTAGAGAAGCCTTAAGGCGTCTTAATCGTTTTCGGGTTATAGATAAGGCTGAAGGGTTTTGGGAAAATGCAGGAACAAAACTTTTAATCCTCCCTACTATCCTTTTTATTGTAACAAACGAGAGGATTAGTAACATGTATGCTTTGTTGGATAAAGTGGAGGAGGTAGGGGACAAAGAGGATTATTTGGAGGAACAAGGATGA
- a CDS encoding DUF488 family protein, giving the protein MMQTIYTIGFTKKSAQDFFELLINNKIDLIVDIRLNNTSQLAAFAKYPDIKYFLKKIYNISYIHDTTFSPTELTLKRYKKKEIDWNTYVDEFSQTMAARRIEEYIGRKFFADERICLLCSESTADRCHRGLVANIFKKVKNIDIIHL; this is encoded by the coding sequence ATGATGCAAACTATATATACAATCGGATTTACTAAAAAAAGTGCTCAGGATTTTTTTGAATTATTAATAAATAATAAAATTGATCTAATAGTTGATATAAGACTGAACAACACCTCTCAACTAGCAGCATTTGCAAAGTATCCAGACATCAAATACTTTTTGAAAAAAATTTACAATATCAGTTATATACATGACACTACTTTTTCTCCAACTGAACTAACTTTGAAAAGATATAAAAAGAAAGAGATTGATTGGAACACATATGTTGACGAATTTTCTCAAACAATGGCTGCAAGAAGAATAGAAGAATATATTGGGAGAAAATTTTTCGCTGATGAGAGGATTTGCTTACTCTGTAGCGAATCCACTGCTGATAGATGTCATAGAGGGCTTGTAGCAAATATTTTTAAGAAGGTGAAAAACATAGATATTATTCATCTGTAG
- a CDS encoding plasmid pRiA4b ORF-3 family protein, with protein sequence MRLHLEIKGEYLTNYQKRMLKRYGESSTRESITRDILIPSDMPLHNLHYAIQKLFGWQNSHLRSFYLPEERYQELTGGTVKGWSDLVGVLFQPPSEAEHDIFWDDDYQRGNINTWLKKKYAGPYFYGGILEHPDAARRDMKRLLDRFNMVEVIESFSDYWERSKGDDDEEMRVLRRAPLIELTLEEMNSSIMIEGGTESLLERLEVDKIIAAQDEVMDSKNLFPVTKELIYNYDFGDNWIIKITKYKDCEDLIRDNLIDRDELEEAEDTVVNKHKPVCLNKDGISVLDDVGGLSGFADLLGVIYEGEDKEEKANARAWAQSLGWSAKKMSNKMMI encoded by the coding sequence GTGCGTCTTCATCTAGAGATAAAAGGTGAATATCTGACAAATTATCAAAAAAGGATGCTTAAAAGATATGGAGAGTCCTCAACGCGTGAATCCATAACCAGGGATATTCTTATACCGTCGGATATGCCATTACATAACCTTCATTATGCAATTCAAAAATTGTTTGGATGGCAGAACTCTCATCTACGGAGTTTTTATTTGCCAGAAGAAAGGTATCAAGAGTTGACAGGTGGAACTGTTAAGGGGTGGTCTGATTTAGTAGGCGTATTATTCCAACCTCCATCAGAAGCAGAACATGATATTTTTTGGGATGATGATTACCAGAGGGGTAACATCAATACATGGCTTAAGAAAAAGTACGCAGGGCCATATTTCTATGGAGGCATACTAGAACATCCAGACGCTGCAAGACGAGACATGAAAAGACTATTAGATAGGTTCAATATGGTTGAAGTCATTGAATCCTTTAGTGACTATTGGGAACGTTCAAAAGGAGATGACGATGAAGAAATGAGAGTTTTACGAAGGGCACCGCTAATTGAATTAACCCTTGAAGAAATGAATTCATCCATTATGATTGAAGGAGGGACAGAGAGCTTATTGGAGCGTTTAGAAGTTGATAAAATAATAGCAGCACAAGATGAGGTTATGGATTCTAAGAATCTGTTCCCTGTAACAAAGGAACTAATTTATAATTATGACTTTGGTGATAATTGGATTATAAAAATAACTAAGTACAAAGATTGTGAAGATTTGATAAGAGATAATCTTATTGACCGAGATGAGCTTGAAGAGGCAGAAGATACTGTAGTAAATAAGCATAAGCCAGTTTGTCTTAACAAAGATGGAATATCCGTCCTTGATGATGTTGGAGGATTGAGTGGATTTGCTGACTTATTAGGAGTTATTTATGAAGGTGAAGATAAAGAAGAGAAGGCTAATGCTCGTGCTTGGGCACAAAGCCTTGGTTGGAGTGCTAAAAAGATGTCTAATAAAATGATGATATAG
- a CDS encoding Wadjet anti-phage system protein JetA family protein, which produces MKLFERIPERLFSILTSSNKELYVEALFVLRQAFKTELVIRRIDLVAMMIDAMEVKIIQADFSEEAEEMDEGIKVDVSLSGKAYLIIRKLKETGWLEVEYQNSSFEEDITIPDYAISIINLLYDISTERMKEYNSYVFATYSALKNTEENPDYMYQALQAAYQNTVQLVDELKLLFNNIRRYYQRMTTELNINELLAEHFDYYKEQIIDNIYYPLKTIDSVPRFKHAILLRLNEWVLQDEVIEMMVMQGKKRRIYTSEEEGKEDILEKINYIANTFENIEGMIAEIDKKHVAYTNASIDRIRYMMNSDRSVKGKLVELLKQSDKAEIYSKLSEGVLVYQQGYIDDGSLYNRTKRTVKSEGKPTPIEEIEVDNGLIDTFLEDIRKQYSFRKINEFVLECFSGKDKFCTEDMEIRCQEEFILLILATFQTGQRNTTYCMEFLDGTVEKNGYRLPKAIFNRKGLENSV; this is translated from the coding sequence ATGAAATTATTTGAACGGATTCCAGAAAGATTATTTAGTATATTAACATCATCTAATAAGGAGCTCTATGTTGAAGCCTTGTTTGTATTACGCCAAGCATTTAAGACAGAACTGGTGATTCGACGTATAGACCTTGTGGCAATGATGATTGATGCTATGGAAGTAAAAATAATCCAAGCAGATTTTTCCGAAGAAGCTGAAGAAATGGATGAAGGAATTAAGGTAGATGTAAGTTTATCGGGAAAAGCATACTTGATAATCCGTAAACTGAAAGAGACAGGGTGGTTAGAGGTTGAATACCAAAACAGCTCTTTCGAAGAGGATATAACCATACCAGATTACGCAATTTCCATAATTAACTTGTTATACGATATCTCCACAGAGCGGATGAAAGAATACAACAGCTACGTTTTTGCAACATATTCTGCATTGAAAAATACTGAGGAAAACCCAGACTATATGTATCAGGCTTTGCAAGCTGCATATCAGAACACAGTTCAACTGGTGGATGAATTAAAGCTTTTATTTAATAACATTAGGCGGTACTACCAAAGAATGACAACAGAGCTTAATATTAATGAGTTGCTAGCTGAACACTTTGACTATTATAAAGAGCAAATAATTGATAACATTTACTACCCTCTTAAGACTATCGATTCTGTACCTAGGTTTAAGCATGCTATATTGTTGCGCTTAAATGAATGGGTGTTACAAGATGAGGTTATTGAAATGATGGTTATGCAAGGAAAAAAGCGGCGTATCTATACATCAGAGGAAGAGGGCAAAGAAGATATCTTAGAGAAGATTAACTATATTGCAAATACCTTTGAAAACATAGAAGGAATGATTGCAGAAATCGACAAGAAGCATGTGGCGTATACCAATGCGTCCATTGATCGTATCCGCTATATGATGAACTCTGATAGAAGTGTAAAAGGGAAACTTGTTGAACTGTTAAAGCAATCTGACAAAGCTGAAATATATTCAAAACTTTCAGAAGGGGTACTTGTATATCAGCAAGGATACATTGATGACGGCTCTTTGTACAATAGAACTAAACGCACAGTAAAATCGGAAGGGAAGCCTACACCCATAGAAGAAATAGAAGTTGATAATGGGTTAATTGATACCTTTTTGGAAGATATTCGAAAGCAATATAGTTTTAGAAAAATTAACGAGTTTGTTTTAGAGTGTTTTAGCGGGAAAGACAAGTTCTGTACCGAGGATATGGAAATTAGATGTCAGGAAGAATTTATTCTACTTATTTTGGCAACGTTCCAGACAGGACAGAGAAATACCACATACTGTATGGAATTTTTAGATGGAACTGTAGAAAAAAATGGATATCGATTGCCTAAGGCTATTTTTAACAGGAAAGGGTTGGAAAATAGTGTTTGA
- a CDS encoding dual OB domain-containing protein yields the protein MEKEIIVLAKSSKQGEYCIAGIDTSTGEWIRPISNNAAKEGSVPIGDITYENGTQVEILDKVRIRFSSHAPSRSQPENYIYDSSYYWSKEGRYTFSQVLNIRGYDKPEMIFYNAYRRVPEVEIGGEPSLLLVNIQEPTVVINTDGFRRKISLNFVYNNTRYYDFSISDSYIKGQYNNHRDGCYPIGRDLTIVFSLTDVFMGYYYKMAAQIFLNH from the coding sequence ATGGAGAAGGAGATTATTGTATTAGCAAAAAGTTCTAAGCAGGGTGAATATTGTATTGCTGGTATCGATACATCTACAGGGGAATGGATTAGACCGATATCTAATAATGCAGCTAAAGAAGGTTCTGTGCCGATTGGAGATATTACATATGAAAATGGAACGCAAGTAGAAATTCTAGACAAGGTAAGAATAAGATTCTCTTCGCATGCACCATCTAGATCTCAGCCTGAAAATTACATATATGACTCCTCATACTATTGGAGTAAAGAAGGTAGATATACCTTTTCTCAGGTGTTAAATATTCGTGGTTATGATAAACCCGAGATGATTTTTTATAATGCTTATAGGAGAGTTCCAGAAGTTGAGATAGGTGGGGAACCTTCTTTACTACTAGTAAATATTCAAGAGCCAACTGTTGTAATAAATACCGACGGTTTTCGTAGAAAAATAAGCCTAAATTTTGTATATAATAATACTCGATATTATGACTTCAGTATTAGTGATAGCTACATAAAGGGCCAGTATAATAATCATAGAGATGGTTGTTACCCCATAGGGCGGGATCTGACAATAGTTTTTAGTTTAACTGATGTGTTTATGGGTTATTATTATAAAATGGCTGCACAAATATTTCTAAATCACTAG